The Microterricola viridarii nucleotide sequence GCGGCGCTGGTCGCCGGACTCGCCGCCGCACTGCTCCTGCTGCCGCCCCGCCCCCGCCCGTCTCCCTCGCCGTCAGCCGAGAAGATCCCAGCCCGAAAGGCGGCCCTGTCCCGTGGCATCGCTTCTTGAACTCCGCGCCGTGAGCGTGGCCTTCGCCGACCGCTCCGGCACCCTGACCGTGCTCGCCGACTCGCTCGACGTCGGGCTCCGCCCCGGGCGCCTGCACTGCGTGGCCGGGCCGCTCGGCTCCGGCAAGAGCAGCGTGCTGCGGGTGGCGGCCGGGCTGCTGCGCCCGACGTCCGGCACCGTCGCCTGGAACGGCGAGGAGCTGGCCGCGCTTGGTGAGGATGCCGTCGCCTCGCGGCGTGCGGCGCACATCGGCTACGTCGACCAGGAGGCGACGCTGCTCGGCCACCTGAGCGTGCTGGAGAACGTGCTGCTGCCGGCCGTGCCTCGGCGCCGGGGCGCCGAGCTGCAGGAGCGCGCGCACCAGCTGCTGGCCGAGTTCGGGGTGGCCGAGGTCGCCTCCGCCCGGCCGGCCGAGCTCTCGCCCGGCGAGCGCCGGCACGTCGCCCTGGCCCGGGCGCTGCTGCTGGAGCCACCGCTGCTCATCCTCGACGAGCCGACGACGGGCCTGGACCGGGCGTCCGCCGACGCGATGATCGCCGTTCTGGGCGCCCAGCGCGCGGCCGGCCGGGCGCTGCTCGTCGCCTCGGTCGACCAAGCGCTGGTCGACGCGGCCGATGTGCGCTCCACACTGGGCGGCGGCATCCGTTAGAGTGAAAGGCTGCTCGGCACCCGCCGGGCCACCCCCAAGACAGAAGGAGCCCGTCGTGCCCAGGGAACGTGGCGAGAAGGTCGTGGCCACCAATCGCAAGGCCCGCCACGACTACACGATCGAGGACACCTACGAGGCAGGCATGTCGCTCTCGGGGACCGAGGTCAAGTCATTGCGCGCCGGCCGGGCCAGCCTGGTCGACGGCTACGCCTTCATCGAGGGCGGCGAGATCTGGCTCGACGCCGTGCACATCCCCGAGTACTCTGGCGGCACCTGGACGAACCACCCGCCGCGGCGCAAGCGCAAGCTGCTGCTGCACAAGCAGGAGATCGTCAAGATCAGCCACAAGACCAAAGAGGGCGGCTACACCCTCATCCCGCTGCAGATCTACTTCAAGGATGGCCGCGCCAAGGTCGAGCTTGCGGTGGCGAAGGGCAAGAAGGAATACGACAAGCGCCAGGCGCTGCGTGAACGTCAGGACAAGCGTGAGTCCGACCGGGCGATCGCCAGCAGGAAGAATCTCGGAGACTGAGCATGAACCCGCACGACCGCATCCCCGTTTCCGGCACCTTCAACTTCCGTGACGTGGGTGGGTATCCCGCCGCTGGCGGGGTCGTGCGCCCGGGCAAGCTGTTCCGCTCCGACGGTCTGAGCAAGCTCGGGGACGCCGGCAAAGGCGATCTGATGCGTCTCGGCGTGGGGCTCGTGATCGACCTGCGCGATGACTTCGAGGCGACGATGATGCCGGACGACCTCGACGGCACCGGCATCCGCACGGTTCGGCTTCCCGTCTTCGAGGGCTCCGGCGCCTCACAGGCCGAGGGCAACGTGAGCCTGGAATCGCTCTACGAGAAGATCCTGAACGAGCATTCGGATGTCGTCGTCACCGCGCTGCGCGACATCGCCGACTCCGACGGCGGCGTGCTCGTGCACTGCACCGCGGGCAAGGACCGCACCGGCGTCGTCGTCGCCCTCGCTCTGCTCGTGGCCGGCGTGGACCGCGAGACCGTGCTGGCTGACTATGCCCGCTCCGAGGCGAACCTCGGCGGGGAGTGGCTCGACGGAATGCTCGCCCTGCTCGCCGAGCACGGTGTCGAGGCGACGCCCGCGCTGCGCACCCTGATGGGCGGTAGCCCGCCCGAGGTGCTCGACGCCGCGCTGCAGAGCATCGAGGCCAAGCACGGCTCCGTCAGCCAGTACCTGGCGGACTCCGGGATGCCGGAGAGCGAGATCGAGAAGCTCCGCGCCGCCCTGGTCGAGCCCGCCGCAGAACCCGTCGCAGAACCCGTCGCAGAGCCCGCCGCCTAGGGCTCGCCGAGCCGCGTTGGGCTGCGTCTGGCGCTCTGCCGCCCCGCGCACCCGCTGGTTGAGCCTGTCGCAGCCATCGCCAGCCTCACGCTGTGTCAGGGCTTCGGTCGCTGGCGCGCCCTCCAGCCAGCGTGAGACTCCCGTGCCCCGCCCCGCCAGCCAGCGTGCGACTCACGTGTCCCGCCTCCAACCAGCGTGCGACTCACGTGTCCCGCCTCCAGCCAGCGTGCGACTCACGTGTCCCTCTCCCCACGTCGGCTGAGGGAGCGAGGGACGAGCGACCGAAGCCCTCTGGTCGAGCCCGTCGAAATCGGCAGCAAGGCCTGCCGCAACCCGTTGGTCGAGTAGCGAGGAACGAGCGTATCGAGACCCCGCCGCACGAACAGAAAGTTATCCACATCAGGCATTTTTCTCGGGAATTGCTTGCATTCCGCCGTAGAATAGGAGCATGGAAAACGCGGCGGGGCAGCTGGCAGAGGCACAGTCCCTCCTCGCCGCCGCCCTCGCCGAATCCGATGAGCGGATGCTGCACGACGACGCCCTGCTCGAGCTCACCGCGACGGCCGAGGCCGTCGGCCGGCTCGTCGACGCGCTCCGCATCCGGGCGGCCGGGGAGGTCGCGTTCCGCTCCCGCCGCGAGCTCGGCGAGGACCGGCTGTCGGCGAAGAAGGGCTGCCGCAACGGGGTCGAGCTGCTCGCCCGGACCACGCTGGCCTCCGAGCGCACGATCACGCAGCGGATGCGGCTCGGGGCGGCCGTGCGGCCCCGCACCGCGCTCATCGGCGACACGATGCCGGCCCGCTTCGAGCAGGTCGCCGACGCCCTTCGTGCCGGTGCGCTCGGCTACGACAGCGCGGCCGCCATCGTCGACACCCTGGACCCGATCCGGGCCCGGGTCGGCGACCTCAACGTGGAACACGCCGAGACCGCGCTCGTCGCCGCGGCGACCGGGCCCACGATCGAGTCCGCTCTGCCGTTCGCGGCCGACGAGGTGCGCGGGCAGGCCCGCGTCTGGGAGAGCGTCCTGGACGAGGACGGCACCGAACCGATTGAGGAGCGGGCGATGGCCGCCCGCGGCATCAGCGGCGGCCTGACCCGGGACGGGTTGGTGCACCGCAGGATGGCGCTGCTGCCGGAGGTCGACGCGAAGTTCGAGTCCCTGCTGAACGCCTATCTGAGCCCGCGCTCGAAGCCCACCTTCAACGACGCCGACCCGGACCAGCCGAGAGACCCGCGGGCGACCGCGCAGGCCCGGCACGATGTGTTCGCGAGCCTGATCGACGGGGCCGCCCGCAGCGCCGAGGCTCCGACGATGGGCGGGGCCGCCCCGACGGTGCTGGTCTCCGTGCGGCAGGCCGACCTGACCGCCGGCAGCGGCTCCGGCTTCATCGAGGGCTGCGAGGCCCCGATCTCCCTGCGGGCGGTCGAGCAGTTCGTGTGTGCCGGCGGGCAGCAGCACGTCCTGATCGACGGCGACGGGCGCCTGGTCAGCCTGAGCAGCACCGATCGGGTGTTCAACGCCGCCCAGCGGCGGGCGATCAGCCTGCGCGACGGCGGCTGCATCATCCCCGGCTGCAGCATCCCGGCCGCCTGGTCCGAGATCCACCACGTCATCGCGTACCGGGACGGCGGCGAGACCGAGACCTGCAACGGTGTCCTGTTGTGCTGGTACCACCACCGCACCATTGAGACGAGCGGGTGGCGGATCCTGATGATCGACGGGGTCCCGCACGTCAAGCCGCCGCCCTGGCTGCGAAACGGCCACAGCGAGGCCGAGACGCCCTGGCGAAGATCGACGAAGTCCCGCACCCAGCTGGCCGACCTCCTCGAACGGCAGCGCGAGCGCCAGCCCGTGCTCGTCGAGTAGACCCCCGGGTCGAATCACGCCGCCAGGCAGTAAGCCAGCCGACCAGCTTCTCCGCCCGTGCCCGAGGCTTACCCCGCGCTGAACCGGGCGTGCACGGCCGCGCTCACCCGGATCTCCTCCGGCTTGAGCGTCGTGACGTCTCCGCCGGCATCCGCGGCACCCATCGACGTGCGCATCGCCATCTTCGCCAGCGGGTGCTCGTCATCGCCAAGCAGACCCGGGTCGCTGATCGCCTCGGGGATGACGCCGGTGAAGCCGAGGCTGGCCGCGTAGATCTCGGCCTTCTTGACGGCGGCGGCGACGGCATCCCGCTGCACCGCGCTCTCCACCTCGTGCCGGGTCGCGTCGCTGAGCGACCAGTCCACGCCATTCACCGTCACCCCGTCGAGCAGGGCGATCTCGCCCACCCAGCGGGAGAGGGCGACGAAGTCGTTGAACGTCGCGCTGAGGGATGCCGCCGAGTGGTGCACGACGGGCAGCTGCTCGCCCGTCTGACTCCATGGCCGCTGGCCCCAGACCCGGAGCTGCTCGCCGGCCCACTCCAGTACGGGGCCCGTGCCGGGGGAGTGCAGGTAGCCCAGCTGGGCGCTCAGCTCGGAATGCAGCCGGGCACTCTGCTCCAGCACGTCGTCGCGTTCCGGCCCCTCGAAGCCGACGGAGAGGTGGAGCACGGCGCGTTCCGCGGCGTGTTTGCGCTCGGCTTCTCCGGAAACGGTGATGGTGATGCCCATGGCTTCCCCCTTGGAATGGATTTCTGCTGGCCGCTGTTCTAGACTGTAGGGCTGCATGAGGTTCTCGTCTAGGACGGTCTCGTGCAGTGTTTGACAACTCAACAGCGTGTGACAACGACCTGCTTCATGGGGATGATCGGTTTCGACATTGCCTGTTCAATTGCGAGAAGCGGGTCGAGGATTCAGGGTTATCTCGTAAACGATCTCTGAAAAACAATAAGTGCCAATTCAAAGCGCACTGACTTCGCCCTCGCTGCCTAAGCGAGCGCACTAAAGAAGTCCGTCAGACCGGGAATGCTCTCTACCCGGATCCTGGCGCCATTTAGAGAGATTGCTTCTACATTGAGCCGCGGGGTGTAGAGGGACTTAAACGAGGGCTGGGCTTGTCGGATTAGGTGCTAGTGGCAAATTCCGGAGCCGAGTAGAACGATTTCACTAGATACACCCGTAGAAGGCGCATGACTACAGCAGTGGACCCGGGTTCAATTCCCGGCATCTCCACCACCAAGGTCGTTGTCACACGTTGTTGTTTCCTCCTGTTGTCACACCCTTCTCGCACGCGGCTTTCTCCGGCCCCGATCCGCGACACATCGTGCCGACACGCCCGAGCCGCATCACCGGGATATATCGATCGACAGAGTATGTTCTGTCGCATGGCCGACACCGAGATGCGCGAACCGACCCTCTTCATCCTCGCGTCGTTGGCGGGTGGGCAGAAGCACGGCTACGCGATGATCAATGACGTCGCAGCGCTCTCCGACGGCCGCGTCCGGCTGAAGGTCGCGACGCTCTACGCGGCCCTGGACCGGCTCGGCACGCAGGGACTGGTCGCCCCGGCAGGGGAGGAGTCCGTTGACGGGCGCCTCCGCCGCTATTACGCGCTGACGGAACCCGGATCGGATGCCCTGGAGCGCGAGCTCCAGCGGATCGAGGCGAATGCGCGCCAGCTGCGCTCCCGCCTGCAGGCGCGGCCGGCATCCATGCGAGCCGCGCTCGGGGGCATAGCGTGAGCGCCCTGGAGGCCCGGTACCGCGCCCTGTTGCGCGCGTACCCGCGCGCCTGGCGGGCGGCCAAGGAGGAGGCCGTGCTCGGCACCCTCCTGGACGTCGCAGACGGCGAGGGCCGCTTGGCGCCGAGCGCGCGCGAGACGACCGCCCTGCTCGGCAACGGCCTGGCCACCCGGCTGAGCGCCTCCCTGCCTGCCCGGGTCCGCGACGGCGTCGCCACCGTGGCCCTGGCGACAGGCGCCGCCCTCTCGCTCGTGTTCTTCCTCGCTCACGGCTGGGCGCCGTGGGCGGCCAGGGACCCGATGGTCGTGGTCCGGACGTTCGGCCCGTTCGTCAACCCGGGCGTGCTCCTCTACGCGGCGTGGCTGATCGCCCTTGCCCTGTCCCTGTTCGGTCGGCGGCGGGCGGCCCGGATCGCCCTGGCCGCGAGCGTGGTGACCGCCATCGGCCTGGTGGCGGCCAGTCACGCCACCGGAGGCTGGGCGGGGCTCTCCTCCACCACGATCGGCTTCCTGGGGCTCCTCGCTCTCCTCGGGCTCGGGGGAGCGCCCGTCACGCCCCGGATGACGCTCCTCGGCTTCGGTGTGGCCACCGCGGCCCTCGCCGGCGTGTACGCGGGGCTGGGCGTGTTCGGCGCGCGGTACCACGGCGATCACTTCTTCTGGCTGGTTCCGGCCGGAACCTCCAACCTGGGGATTGCCCTCGTGCTGGCGCTCCTCCTCGCCGGTGCCCTCCTCGTCGCCCAGAACGCCGTGGCCGCCGCGGTCGTGGTGATCGCCAGCCTGCCCTGGGCGGCGGCCTGGGCGGTCGGCTCGCTCAACTCCCGCGGGGAGGAGGGCATGGCGATCCTCGTCGCCGCGGCCGTCTGCGCATCGCTCCTGATCGGGGTGATCACACTGCGCCGCGCGGCTGCCGTCGCCGCCGCAGATCCTTCCCATTGAATGGGAATCGCTTGCCGGTCGGGCGGGCGCCGCTGCCACACTCGGGGGTGTTCGCTTGTGTCGCAGAGAGGCGCCCATGACCGTCATTCCCCGCCCCCCGGTGGCGCCGGAGAGCCTGCTGGCCGCGCCAGACCAGGCCTCCCAGGCCGAGATCACCCGGGAGATCGCCGAGTTCCACGCCGACTTCCTGCGCCGCGAGGCTGCGGGTGAGGTTCTCCCGCGCACGATGTACGACTTCCCGCCCTACCGCTCCAGCATCCTGCGGCATCCGACCAAGAGCCCGACCCTCGTCGACCCGGAGACCATCGAGCTCCTCTCGCCCGCGTTCGGGCAGCGCGACGTCGCCGCCATCGAGTCCGACCTCACCCTGCAGCACGCGGGGGAGCCGCTCGGCGAGCGGATCACGGTGCGTGGCCGGCTGCTCGACTCCTGGGGCCGCCCGATCGCGAACCAGCTGATCGAGGTGTGGCAGGCCAACTCGGCCGGGCGCTACATCCACCAGCGCGACCAGCACCCGGCGCCGCTGGACCCGAACTTCACCGGTGCCGGCCGCGCCGTCACGAACGATCGCGGCGAGTACCTGTTCACCACGATCAAACCCGGCCCGTACCCGTGGAAGAACCACGTGAACGCGTGGCGGCCGGCGCACATCCACTTCTCGGTGTTCGGCAGCTCATTCACGCAGCGCGTCGTCACCCAGATGTACTTCCCCGGCGACCCCCTGTTCGGCCTGGACCCGATCTACAACTCCATCCGCACGCAGGCCGACCGCGACCGGCTGATCGGCGTCTACGACCACGACCTCACCGAGCCGGAGCGCTCGACCGGCTACCGTTTCGACATCGTCGTCGACGGCCCGGACGCCACCTGGTTCGAGCAGGAGGACGACCACTGATGACGACCGCATCCGCCCCGCCCCGCAGCCTCGAGCCGACCCCCGGCCAGACCGTCGGTCCCTTCTTCGCCTTCGGCACCAACTACGAGAAGATGCACGAGGTCGTGCACCCGCACTCGCCCGGCGCGCTCCTGCTCGGCGGCACCGTGTACGACGGCGCGGGCAACCCGATCCCCGACGCCCTCGTCGAGATCTGGGGGGCGGATGCCGACGGCACCGTGCCCCGCGCGCGCGGCGCCCGCCGTCGCGACGACCACAGCTTCACCGGCTTCGGCCGCGCGGCGACGAACGACGACGGCCGCTACGAGTTCTGGACCCGCAGCCCCGGCGCCGCGGCCGGCCGCGCCCCGTTCCTCGCCGCGATCGTGTTCGCGCGCGGCCTGCCAGACAAGCTGCACACCCGCATCTACCTGCCAGAGGACGCGGAGGCGCTGGCCGCCGACCCGCTGCTGTCGTCGCTCGCGGCCGGGGAGCGCGCTACGCTCATCGCAACGCGCCTGCCGGGCGGTGGGCTCCACCACGACATCCGGTTGCAGGGCGAGAAGGAGACCGTGTTCCTTGCCTTCTGATGTGACGAGCGCCGATGTCTTGAACCCCGCTGTGACGAGCGCCGATGTGACGAACGCCGCTGCGCCGCCCGGTTCGGTGTTCGACCGCGGGCTGCTCTCCCCGGTGACGGCCGGTCACGACGACCTCGTGGCCGACGACGCCGTGCTCGGCGGCCTGGTCACCGTCGAGGTCGCGCTCTGGCGCGCCCTCGACACCGTGCGCGGCGGCGAGGCTTCCGCCCGGGAGCGGCGTTCGGCCGAGCTCGGCTGGCGCGGCGCCGGGGAGCTCTGCACCGGGCACCGGCTCGGCGTCGACCTCGACCAGGTCGCCCGGGAGGCCGCCTCCGGCGGCAACCCCGTCATCCCGCTCGTGCGGGCGCTGCGGGCGGGCGGGTTCGCCGAGGCGCACGAGGGCGCCACCAGCCAGGACATCCTGGACAGCGCCCTCATGCTGCTGGCCGAACGCGCCCGTGCCCAGATCGCCGCCGACCTGACCGCGCTCGAGTCCGCCCTCGCCCGGATGGCCAGAGAGCGGCGCGGCCAGACCGCCGCCGCCCGCACCCTCACCCAGCACGCCGTGCCGACAACGGTCGGTCTCCGTGCCGCGAACTGGCTGCGCGGCATCCGCCGGGCCCGGCTGGCCCTGGACGCCGCCCTGCTCCCCGCCCAGCTCGGCGGCGCCGGCGGCACCCTCGCCTCCTGGGCCGACGCACTCGGCGCCGAGCGGGCGGCCGCGCTGCCCGCCGCCTTCGCCGCCGAACTCGGCCTGGCCGCCCCCGACGCGCCCTGGCACACCCAGCGCTGGCCCGTCACCGAGCTCGGCGACGCGCTCGTGCAGCTGCTGGCGGCGCTCGGCAAGCTGGCGACGGATGTCGCCACGCTCAGCCGCACCGAGATCGCCGAGCTTGCAGAGGGGGAGCCCGGCGGCTCCTCGGCCATGCCGCAGAAGCGCAACCCCGCGGCCTCCGTGCTGATCCGCTCGGCTGCCCTGCGCGCCCCGCAGCTCGGCGCAACGCTGCAGCTGGCCGCCGTGCTCGCCGTGGACGAGCGCCCGGACGGCTCCTGGCATGCCGAATGGCCGACGCTGCGCGAACTGCTGCGGCTGGCCCTCGGCGCGACCGCGCACGCGCGCACGCTCGTCGGTGGGCTGGTCTTCGACGACGCCGCCGTCGCCCGCAACCTGGCCATGACGGGCGGCGCCCTCCTCGCCGAGCGCGGGCCCCGCGCGGGGGACTCAGCCCCCGCGAACTACATCGGCCTGGCCAGCGAGCTGGCCGTGCGGAACCTGGGCGACGACCCCACGCAGCAGGAAGAGGCCGCGCACCAGGAAGAACAGACATCATGACAGTGCCCCGGATCGCCCTGACCGCCGCGATCGGCCCCGCCGATGCGCCGCTGCTCGTGCTCGGCCCCTCGCTCGGCACCTCCAGCATCCTCTGGGAGCAGGCGGCACCCGCGCTCACCGAGCACTACCGGGTGCGGGCCTGGGACCTGCCCGGCCACGGCGCCTCCCCGGCGGCGACCGCGCCGTTCAGCGTTGCCGAGCTTGCCGATGCGGTGGCCGCTGCGGTGCGCGCCGGCGGCGACGAGACGCTGCTCTACGCCGGGGTGTCGCTCGGCGGGGCGACCGGGCTGGAGCTGGCGCTCCGGCACCCGGACCTCGTCACCGCGGCCGCGATCCTCGCCTCCGGCGCCCAGCTCGGCTCGCCGGAGGCCTGGCTGGAGCGCGCCGCCCAGGTGCGCAGGCAATCGACGTCCTCCCTGATCAGCGCCTCGGCCGGCCGCTGGTTCGCGCCCGGCTCGGTGGAGCGGGAGCCCGGCCTCACCGGGCGGCTACTGCACGCGCTGCAGGGCGCGGATGACGAGAGCTACGCACTCTGCTGCGAGGCGCTCGCCGGCCTGGACGTCCGCGAGCGGTTGGGCGAGATCTCGGCCCCCGTGCTGGCCGTCTGGGGCGAGTTCGACCAGGTCGCCCCCGAGGCCAAGGCCCGGGAGATCGCCGGCGGCGTGCAGCACGGCGCGACGGCGCGCATCCCGGATGCGGCACACCTGCCGCCCGCCGAACAGCCAGGGGCCACGGCAGACGAGCTGCTGGCGTTCTTCACCCACACACGAGAGGCACGGGCATGAGCAGGCCGGACGGCACAGGGCTGAGCGACGCGGAGCGCTACGAGCAGGGCATGCAGGTCAGGCGCGCGGTGCTCTCCGACGCGCACGTCGACCGTGCGACGGCATCCGTGACCCCGGTGACCGCGGACTACCAGGATTTCATCACCCGCGTCGCGTGGGGCGACATCTGGTCGCGCCCGGGGCTCGACCGGCGTGCGCGCTCGGTCGGCGTCATCACCGCGCTCATCGCCCTCGGCCACGACGAGGAGCTCGCCATGCACCTGCGGGCGGGCCTGCGCAACGGCCTCACCGTCGCCGAGATCAGCGAGGTGATCCTGCAGAGCGCCATCTACTGCGGGGTGCCGGCGGCCAACACGGCGTTCCGCATCGCCGCGGAGGTCTTCGCCGAGAATCCCTGATTCTTCTCGCCCGCCCGAGCGGCTCCGGGTCTATGATCGCGCCAGAAGCCGCTCGCGCGCCTGCGGATCCGACGCAGCATCGCGAACGGGGAATGCGACGATGCTATGACACGCGTGCCGGGGATGCGAGACGTGCTTCGCCGCGTGAGCATTGCCGGCGCCGCCCTGGCCGTGCTGAGCGGCCTCACGCTCGCCGGCTCGCTCACGTCTGAGCTGGAGTTTCAGGGCTCTGACCGGGGATTCGCATCGACATCCGTGGGCGCGGAGGGCGCAGAGGGCGACAAGGAGCGCGCCGACGCCGATGACGGGCTGCCCGCCGCCCGCGCGGTGGATCCGCCGGGCCTGGTCATGTTGCACGGCCGCGTGGTCGAGGATGCCGACGCCGCGCGCTTCGTCACGATGACGCGGAGCCGCGGCCCCCCTCTGCCCGCTGCCGTCAAGACAACGCCGCGAGAAAGCGGCTCGTGGGGCATCCACCCGTACCCCCAAAACGGGTGACATTAACAAGGCATTACTTGAGGTGTGCTCACCTTCGGGAGTAGACACACTCATGTAGCACGGGAACCCGAAGCCCAGCTACTGGAAAGGGGCAATGGTGCCCCCTCTTCCATCGGAATCGGGCCTGCCTCAGCGTCTCGACGCTCCGTTGGAGGGATCCGCCGTGTTGAACTTGCCTCAGACCCACTCGCCGCTGGTGAATGAGCGGCGGCAGTACCGCCGACGACTCGTCATCGCCGTCATCGCGACCGTCGCCGTCGCACTCGGTGGGAGCATCACCCAGAACGCGCTGCCGGCCCAGGCCGTGGCGACGGACACGAACCCCTCCTTCCGCATCGTCGAGGAGGACCTGGCGTTCATTCTGAGACAGATCCAGATAGCCGAGGCCCACGCCGCCGGCGGAGCACTGCTCTGCGACGAGATCACCGACGTCAGCGGCAAATGCGTTCCGTCGCCCGCCCTCCCGATGGGGCTGCGCACCGTCGACGGCTCGTTCAACAACTTGGTCGCCGGCCAGCAGGACTACGGCGCCGCAGACCGCGTTTTCCCCCAGCTGCTGCCGCAGGAGTGGCGCCAGGCCGACCCGGCGCCGGCGGCCGCCCCGCCGCAGACCGGCGACACCAGCGCCTGTGCCGACCCGGCATCCACCTGCTACGCGATGAATGACGGATTCGTTTACGACTCCGACCCGCGCACCATCAGCAACCTGATCGTCGACCAGACCCGCGGCAACCCGGCCGCGCTGAACGCCGCCGTGAACACGCCGGGATCGACAGAAGACCTGGCGACGGGGCGGCTGTTCATCCCGAACACCTCACCGGACGAGGGGCTCTCCGCCCCGTTCAACACGTGGCTGGGCTTCTTCGGCCAGTTCTTCGACCACGGCCTCGACCTGGTGAACAAGGGCGAGAACGGCACAATCGTGGTGCCACTGCAGCCGGATGACCCGCTCTACGTCGCCGGCAGCCGCACGAACTTCCTGACGCTGACGCGGGCAACGCGCTTCAACGAGGCGGGGGAGAGAGACCCGAACGGCACCTCGCACAACAACCAGACCACCCCCTACGTCGACCAGAACCAGACCTACA carries:
- a CDS encoding ATP-binding cassette domain-containing protein, coding for MASLLELRAVSVAFADRSGTLTVLADSLDVGLRPGRLHCVAGPLGSGKSSVLRVAAGLLRPTSGTVAWNGEELAALGEDAVASRRAAHIGYVDQEATLLGHLSVLENVLLPAVPRRRGAELQERAHQLLAEFGVAEVASARPAELSPGERRHVALARALLLEPPLLILDEPTTGLDRASADAMIAVLGAQRAAGRALLVASVDQALVDAADVRSTLGGGIR
- the smpB gene encoding SsrA-binding protein SmpB, with product MPRERGEKVVATNRKARHDYTIEDTYEAGMSLSGTEVKSLRAGRASLVDGYAFIEGGEIWLDAVHIPEYSGGTWTNHPPRRKRKLLLHKQEIVKISHKTKEGGYTLIPLQIYFKDGRAKVELAVAKGKKEYDKRQALRERQDKRESDRAIASRKNLGD
- a CDS encoding tyrosine-protein phosphatase, with protein sequence MNPHDRIPVSGTFNFRDVGGYPAAGGVVRPGKLFRSDGLSKLGDAGKGDLMRLGVGLVIDLRDDFEATMMPDDLDGTGIRTVRLPVFEGSGASQAEGNVSLESLYEKILNEHSDVVVTALRDIADSDGGVLVHCTAGKDRTGVVVALALLVAGVDRETVLADYARSEANLGGEWLDGMLALLAEHGVEATPALRTLMGGSPPEVLDAALQSIEAKHGSVSQYLADSGMPESEIEKLRAALVEPAAEPVAEPVAEPAA
- a CDS encoding HNH endonuclease signature motif containing protein, which codes for MENAAGQLAEAQSLLAAALAESDERMLHDDALLELTATAEAVGRLVDALRIRAAGEVAFRSRRELGEDRLSAKKGCRNGVELLARTTLASERTITQRMRLGAAVRPRTALIGDTMPARFEQVADALRAGALGYDSAAAIVDTLDPIRARVGDLNVEHAETALVAAATGPTIESALPFAADEVRGQARVWESVLDEDGTEPIEERAMAARGISGGLTRDGLVHRRMALLPEVDAKFESLLNAYLSPRSKPTFNDADPDQPRDPRATAQARHDVFASLIDGAARSAEAPTMGGAAPTVLVSVRQADLTAGSGSGFIEGCEAPISLRAVEQFVCAGGQQHVLIDGDGRLVSLSSTDRVFNAAQRRAISLRDGGCIIPGCSIPAAWSEIHHVIAYRDGGETETCNGVLLCWYHHRTIETSGWRILMIDGVPHVKPPPWLRNGHSEAETPWRRSTKSRTQLADLLERQRERQPVLVE
- a CDS encoding SIMPL domain-containing protein, with translation MGITITVSGEAERKHAAERAVLHLSVGFEGPERDDVLEQSARLHSELSAQLGYLHSPGTGPVLEWAGEQLRVWGQRPWSQTGEQLPVVHHSAASLSATFNDFVALSRWVGEIALLDGVTVNGVDWSLSDATRHEVESAVQRDAVAAAVKKAEIYAASLGFTGVIPEAISDPGLLGDDEHPLAKMAMRTSMGAADAGGDVTTLKPEEIRVSAAVHARFSAG
- a CDS encoding PadR family transcriptional regulator — protein: MADTEMREPTLFILASLAGGQKHGYAMINDVAALSDGRVRLKVATLYAALDRLGTQGLVAPAGEESVDGRLRRYYALTEPGSDALERELQRIEANARQLRSRLQARPASMRAALGGIA
- the pcaH gene encoding protocatechuate 3,4-dioxygenase subunit beta, giving the protein MTVIPRPPVAPESLLAAPDQASQAEITREIAEFHADFLRREAAGEVLPRTMYDFPPYRSSILRHPTKSPTLVDPETIELLSPAFGQRDVAAIESDLTLQHAGEPLGERITVRGRLLDSWGRPIANQLIEVWQANSAGRYIHQRDQHPAPLDPNFTGAGRAVTNDRGEYLFTTIKPGPYPWKNHVNAWRPAHIHFSVFGSSFTQRVVTQMYFPGDPLFGLDPIYNSIRTQADRDRLIGVYDHDLTEPERSTGYRFDIVVDGPDATWFEQEDDH
- the pcaG gene encoding protocatechuate 3,4-dioxygenase subunit alpha encodes the protein MTTASAPPRSLEPTPGQTVGPFFAFGTNYEKMHEVVHPHSPGALLLGGTVYDGAGNPIPDALVEIWGADADGTVPRARGARRRDDHSFTGFGRAATNDDGRYEFWTRSPGAAAGRAPFLAAIVFARGLPDKLHTRIYLPEDAEALAADPLLSSLAAGERATLIATRLPGGGLHHDIRLQGEKETVFLAF
- a CDS encoding lyase family protein, whose protein sequence is MPSDVTSADVLNPAVTSADVTNAAAPPGSVFDRGLLSPVTAGHDDLVADDAVLGGLVTVEVALWRALDTVRGGEASARERRSAELGWRGAGELCTGHRLGVDLDQVAREAASGGNPVIPLVRALRAGGFAEAHEGATSQDILDSALMLLAERARAQIAADLTALESALARMARERRGQTAAARTLTQHAVPTTVGLRAANWLRGIRRARLALDAALLPAQLGGAGGTLASWADALGAERAAALPAAFAAELGLAAPDAPWHTQRWPVTELGDALVQLLAALGKLATDVATLSRTEIAELAEGEPGGSSAMPQKRNPAASVLIRSAALRAPQLGATLQLAAVLAVDERPDGSWHAEWPTLRELLRLALGATAHARTLVGGLVFDDAAVARNLAMTGGALLAERGPRAGDSAPANYIGLASELAVRNLGDDPTQQEEAAHQEEQTS
- a CDS encoding alpha/beta fold hydrolase, with the protein product MTVPRIALTAAIGPADAPLLVLGPSLGTSSILWEQAAPALTEHYRVRAWDLPGHGASPAATAPFSVAELADAVAAAVRAGGDETLLYAGVSLGGATGLELALRHPDLVTAAAILASGAQLGSPEAWLERAAQVRRQSTSSLISASAGRWFAPGSVEREPGLTGRLLHALQGADDESYALCCEALAGLDVRERLGEISAPVLAVWGEFDQVAPEAKAREIAGGVQHGATARIPDAAHLPPAEQPGATADELLAFFTHTREARA
- the pcaC gene encoding 4-carboxymuconolactone decarboxylase, yielding MSRPDGTGLSDAERYEQGMQVRRAVLSDAHVDRATASVTPVTADYQDFITRVAWGDIWSRPGLDRRARSVGVITALIALGHDEELAMHLRAGLRNGLTVAEISEVILQSAIYCGVPAANTAFRIAAEVFAENP